The Oceanibaculum nanhaiense nucleotide sequence AGTGCCGCCGGCAGCAGCAATTCCTGCAGCGTTGCCCCCTGGAACACCCGGGCGATCAGCCAGCCCAGCAAGGCGAGGCGCGCGATGCCCAGCGCCACGGCGGCAAGGCCGATGGCCACGGCACCGGCGATGCGCCAGCGCACACCCTCGGTGAAGGCCCAGAGCCGCATTTCGAAATGCATGTCGATCCCCGCTGTCGATGCCATTGCGTCGCATCAGCTTATCGCAAGCGCGATGGCAGGACAGCCCGCATGACGGGAAGGGGGCGATACGCCGCCGTAACGCGCGGTAACGCCTGTAGTCGCGCCGGAGAGGATTAGCGGATCAGCGGGATCACCAGGCTGGCCAGCCACAGCGAGAAGGCACCGCCGGCACTGTATCGGGCATAGCGTTGATAGATGTCGCGCAGCGTGCCGCCGATCACCTTCTGGCGGCGGCTTTCCGGCAGCGGATGGGCCTTGCCGAGCAGCAGCCAGGTCTCGGTTCTGCGGTAGTCGGTGCTGGCCGCCATCATGGCGCGATAGGCCAGGATAGCCGCCATGATGATCATCGTCGCCGCCCCCATTTTCAGGGACAGCGCGACATCGAAGCTGAAGGCGACCATGAGGGTGCCGACCGCGAGCAGGGCAAAGGCCGTGCCGCGCCGCACCGAAATTTCCGCACAGGTCTTGATACGGTCCATGAACAGCCACCTCTCATACTGGTGACGATCAATGACCATACTGTGCGCGCGGCCTTTGACCGGCGCAAGATGGATTATGTGGCCGGCTGCAGCCCCAGCGAGGGGGCGAGGCCGTAATAGCCGAGAACCGCCCAATAGGCGAAGCGCAGCACCAGCAGCCAGAAGATTGCCACCAGCGGCAACAGCCCGCGGGTCACGAAATTCGGCGTAATGGCGCTGACCGCATTCAGGATCGGGTCGGTCAGGCGGGTGAAGGTGCGCCAGATGTAATTGTGCCAGTCCGGCGAGACGAACAGCCCCAGAATCATGCGCCCCAGCAGCGTATAGATCAGCGCCGCGACGATGTAGTTGGGGATGTGGAAGTACCAATAGTCCCAGAACGGATTGCCGGAGAACATGTGCGTTTCTTCTGCCCCGAAAACGATTTTTGCGTGTGACGTGTCCCTGCCAGGCGGGAAGCCTAGCAAAGCGGAAAAGAAAAGGGCAGGGCCGTGATGGCCCTGCCCAGTTGCTTTCGTAAAAAGACCGGTCAGTCGGCCTTTTCTTCCATCAGTGTCTGGCCCCTGGGGATGCGGATCGAGTCGATGAAATCCTGCATCTCCTTGGACGGAGCCGGTGTCATCCAGCTGACGATGATGGTCGCCAGGAAGCCCGTCGGAATACCGAACAGGCCGGCCGAGATGTTGGACACCCCGAACCACAGCGGCATGCCGAAATACTTCGTTCCCACCAGATAGAACAAGGTGAAGCCGAAGCCGATGATCATGCCGGCAATGGCGCCCTGGTTTGTGCAGCGTTTCCACCACACACCCAGCACCAGGACGGGGAACAACCCGGCTGCCGCGAGGGAGAAGGCCCAGGCGACCAGTGCCAGAATGCCGCCTGGTCTTGACGAAGCCACCACGGCGGCAAGGAGTGCCACCGCCACCAGCAGGACACGCGCGATCATCAGGCGCTTCGCGGTGGAAGCGGTCGGATCGATCATGCGGTAGTACACGTCATGACTGAGCGCGTTGGCGATGGCCAGCAGCAGACCGTCCGCAGTGGACAGCGCGGCTGCCAGACCGCCGGCCGCGACCAGGCCTGCGATCACGTAGGGCAGGCCGGCAATTTCCGGCGTCGCGATAACGATGACGTCCGGGTTTATCTTCAGTTCGGCGATCTGAAGGATGCCGTCGGTGTTCAGGTCGGTGATGGTGACGAGGCCGATGCTGGAATAGATCTGCACCCAGTCCGGCAGGGCCGCGATATTGGCACCGATGACGTTGGCGTAGATTTCGTACTTCGCGAAGGCGGCATAGGACGGCGCCGTGAAGTACAGCAGGAAGATGAACAGCATGCTCCAGCCGACCGACTTGCGGGCATCACGCACGCTGGGCGTGGTGAAGAACCGCATCAGCACGTGCGGAAGCGAGGCGGTGCCGACCATCAGACACAGGATCAGCGCGAAGAAGTTCAGCGGATCGAATGACGAGAATGGAACGATGTGCGGCGTTACGCCGGCCAGTGCAGGCTTGGTCTGCTCCAGCTCGGTGATGCGCTGCAGGATATCGCCATACATCAGCTGCGGGACCGGGACGCCGGTCGTCTGCGCCGACAGGATGACCACCGGCACCATGTAGGCGATGATCAGCACGATATACTGCGCCACCTGGGTCCAGGTAACCGCCCGCATACCGCCCATCATCGAGCAGACCAGAATGCCGATCAGACCCACGAACACGGCGATCTCGAAGGAGATGCCGAGGAAGCGCGAGGCAATCGTGCCGACACCGACGACCTGACCGACGATGTAGGTGAAGGAACAGCAGAACAGCACGATGATGCCGATGGTACGGGCGAAGTTGCCGCCGAAACGCGCCCCCAGGAAGTCGGGGACGGTATAGGCGCCGAACTTGCGCAAGTAAGGTGCGATCAGCACCGCCACCAGCACATAGCCGCCGGTCCAGCCCAGCACGAAGGCGAGGCCGTCATAGCCCTGGGCATAAAGACCACCCGCCATGGCGATGAAGGAGGCGGCACTCATCCAGTCGGCGGCTGTCGCCATACCGTTGTAGAGCGGCGGCACGCGCCGTCCGGCGACATAATATTCCGACACCTGCATGGTACGCGACAGGATGCCGATGCCGGCATAGACGGCCAGGGTGAAGAACACGAACAGGTAGCCGATGATCTTGTTCGGCACGCCAAGCTGTTCGAGGATCGCCAACAAGATGACAAATCCAAGGAAGCCGCCGGTATAGAAGCCGTAGATGCGGCCGAGGTTAGATAGGAAATCGCCTTTCATGACTTTCCCTCCGCTCAGTCTTCGGCCACGCCGCAATCCTCATCGATCTGGTTTTGCTTTGCAGCATACCAGAAAATGAGGACGACGAAGACGATCAGCGAGCCCTGGGCGGCCATATAGAAGCCCAGCGGGAAGCCGATGAAGTTGATTTCATTCAGCGCACTGACGAAAAAGTGCACAACGAAGCCGAAAACAAACCAGATGGCCAATGTGATCCACATCAGCGATTTGGTTCGTTGCCAGTGCTCCACCGCCCTGTCGGGTGAAGTCGAGGAATCACTAGACATCTTGAATACGTCTCCCTCCTGTTTGCCGGGCGGCTTTTTTTTGCTTATCTCCGCCCCGAATGACCCTTCCAGGCACAGCTTTCACTACCCGAGTTTTTCAGGCAAATGCTGTGCGCGCAATCGATGCGATGTAACCAAAACGTTCTCTTGCGCTTAACCGAAAATAGCATAGCCTATTACTTGTCAAAACAATAATTGTGGGCGGGGGAGGATTTGTTAGCGTCGATTACACGTCTTTGGCGGCCCGAATCTTCAGTGAAGGATGCCGCAACCTTTCGCCGCTTCATGGCCGAGCAATCGGCGTTCGTGGCGCAGAAATGCACATTCGAATATGCGCGCGCCCGCGCCGGGCTGAACTGGGACAAGCTGTTCCGTGAAATGGCCTTCCGGCAGGCGGTGGAAAAATCGCGCTGGGAGGCGTTCTGCTACGTGCTTTCCGACGTCGGCATTATCCTGGAAGGCGCCTTGCGGCCGCATGCCAGGACGCGCGAGATCGAGCTGGCCGAGCGTATGGGCCGGCTGTTCGAGCTGTGCCTGCTGGAGCATCCGATCCCGGACCATCGCCCTGAGGGCTGGGGCGACGAGATTGAGGCGTTCAAGCTGCGCCTCGCCCAGGCGCAGATGACGGCCCCCAAGGCGCCTTACGATATCGGCGAAATCTCCGGCGGGCGGATTTACAAGGTGCTGCCGATTCACAGCAACCTCACGCGCTTCGACCGCGAGCTTGTGACCAACAATATTCGGTTCTCGCTGTGCCGCTTCCACGAGGACATGTTGCGCCGGCTGGCGCCTGAGGCCGTCGTGGCGGACATGCTGTCCGGCGTTCCGGTCGTCGAGGCTGCCGACCGGCAGAGCTGAGCGGGGCGCGCCTTGCGCGGCGGCTTGCGGAAGGCCTTGTTCGTCACCCTGCTGGTGGTGGCTGGCGGATTCCTGGTGGCGCTGTTTCCGGCATTGTTCGGTCTGGTCGACCTTGAGCAGGGGATCGATGGCTGGGCGCTGGCCAGCCTCGCTGGCCTCGCTGCCGGTATTGCCGGGCTCTGGGTCATGCTGACTCTTCTGGACGGGCATTTCGATCAGCTGGTGCGGCTGCATGGCGCGGTGCTGGGGGCCGGGGTGCGTGGCGGCACGCTGCCGGACAGCTGGAACCAGGGCGGCGGCAAGCCCGACGAGTTGCACCGCCTGGCCGGTGCCATCGCCGCCGTGCTGGCCCGCGACCGCGCCGACGACCGCCGTGTCGATGCGCGGCTCAGCGCGATTCTGGGCGCTATCGGCGAGCCGATCCTGGTGGTCACGCAAACCGGCCTGGTCAGCCTGACCAACGCCCGTGCCACCGCGCTGCTTGGGCAGGACCGGCTGCGGCTGGGCGGCAGTCTCTTCGCCATTCTGGACCGTGAAGCGCTCATAGAGGCCTCGGCGGCGGCGCATGCGGCGGGGGCGCCGGTTGAACGCATCCTGCCGGGCGTCAGCGGCGATACCTACGCCACCCGCATCGCGCCGCTGGCCGAACCGGACGGGCTGCTGCTGGTCTTCCTGTCCGACGCGCCGGGCCCGATGCCAAGCCCTGTCTCAGGGCCGGTCGAGCATGATATGGGGC carries:
- a CDS encoding YggT family protein produces the protein MFSGNPFWDYWYFHIPNYIVAALIYTLLGRMILGLFVSPDWHNYIWRTFTRLTDPILNAVSAITPNFVTRGLLPLVAIFWLLVLRFAYWAVLGYYGLAPSLGLQPAT
- a CDS encoding sodium:solute symporter family protein, which codes for MKGDFLSNLGRIYGFYTGGFLGFVILLAILEQLGVPNKIIGYLFVFFTLAVYAGIGILSRTMQVSEYYVAGRRVPPLYNGMATAADWMSAASFIAMAGGLYAQGYDGLAFVLGWTGGYVLVAVLIAPYLRKFGAYTVPDFLGARFGGNFARTIGIIVLFCCSFTYIVGQVVGVGTIASRFLGISFEIAVFVGLIGILVCSMMGGMRAVTWTQVAQYIVLIIAYMVPVVILSAQTTGVPVPQLMYGDILQRITELEQTKPALAGVTPHIVPFSSFDPLNFFALILCLMVGTASLPHVLMRFFTTPSVRDARKSVGWSMLFIFLLYFTAPSYAAFAKYEIYANVIGANIAALPDWVQIYSSIGLVTITDLNTDGILQIAELKINPDVIVIATPEIAGLPYVIAGLVAAGGLAAALSTADGLLLAIANALSHDVYYRMIDPTASTAKRLMIARVLLVAVALLAAVVASSRPGGILALVAWAFSLAAAGLFPVLVLGVWWKRCTNQGAIAGMIIGFGFTLFYLVGTKYFGMPLWFGVSNISAGLFGIPTGFLATIIVSWMTPAPSKEMQDFIDSIRIPRGQTLMEEKAD
- a CDS encoding DUF4212 domain-containing protein, producing the protein MSSDSSTSPDRAVEHWQRTKSLMWITLAIWFVFGFVVHFFVSALNEINFIGFPLGFYMAAQGSLIVFVVLIFWYAAKQNQIDEDCGVAED
- a CDS encoding 3'-5' exonuclease; translation: MFVTLLVVAGGFLVALFPALFGLVDLEQGIDGWALASLAGLAAGIAGLWVMLTLLDGHFDQLVRLHGAVLGAGVRGGTLPDSWNQGGGKPDELHRLAGAIAAVLARDRADDRRVDARLSAILGAIGEPILVVTQTGLVSLTNARATALLGQDRLRLGGSLFAILDREALIEASAAAHAAGAPVERILPGVSGDTYATRIAPLAEPDGLLLVFLSDAPGPMPSPVSGPVEHDMGLHDMPPTIPIAPDLPLTGLPAVSLDCETTGLDVAIDRVVSAAGIVMHGPRLYRHLAYDRLVNPGAPIPPSSTAIHGITDAMVADAPPVSQVLAELAELVRGRVIIGHNIAFDLAVLRNEAARHGVAWTDPPALCTALLFSFLYPRHRDLNMEAVAAMCGAEIEGRHTAFGDCLVTAEIFAGMLPMLAERGVTTLADAERIMAQPSIMRARQHEAGWHAGTDGKAGER